The DNA segment GTGTCCAACCCTCCAGCGTCCGGCGCTCATCGTCCGTCAACTCGATTGCAGTGGCTCCCATGGTGATGCCTCCAATTGGAGTCTCCAACCCATGGACGACAATGTACAACCTATCGCTTATTTATGGAAGTAGGTACTAGAATGACCGGACCCGCCGCGCCGGCTCCGGTCCGGGGATCGTGGCGGCGTCTCACGATCGGACTGGGCGCGTTTCTTCTCGCTCCGTTCGTGCCCGCAATGCGCGCCATCCTGCCTATCGAGCAGACACCACTGCTGCTCGTTGCGGTAGTGGCGGCGTGCGCGGTGATCGGCTGGAAAAACGGCGGCCGTCTGTCGCTCGCGATCGTCTGGGTCGCGATCGCGGCGCTGCTGCTTTCATCTACCGTCGGACCTCCTGACAGCGCTTACAACTGGCTCGCCCGGGGGTGGACGCTGCTCCTCGCGGCGAGCTTCGGACTCGTGAGCGTCATCGTGGCGACCGAGGCATTCTTCGCGAGGGCATTGTCGGCGCTCGCCGTCGCAGCGTCGCTCGGGTTCGCTCTGGTGCTCGTGTCGCCGGGAGGCCCGGTGCGCGTCGGCAACACGATGGCTGCCGAGTACAACCGGCGGAACGATCAGTCGATCGCTTCGCTGCGCGAAGTCAGCACGCAGCCGGGATGGAAGGAAATCGTTTCAGGCTCGCCGTCGCTGCAGCGGCTGACGGAGGAAAGCGAGGCGCAGCTGGCCGCGATTCCGAAGTGGTCGGCGCTGCTGCTTCCGGCACTGCTGGCGCTCGAGTCGTTGGCCGCGCTGGGATTGGGATGGGCGCTGTATCACCGGATGAGCCCCGTTTCTCTCGGGCCGGCGATGGGCAGGCTGCGCGATTTCAGATTCAACGATCAGCTGGTGTGGGGAGTTGCGGTGGGGGCGTCGATCTTTCTCCTGCCGGCATTTGCGGACGCCAGGAACGCGGGACTGAACCTGCTCGTGTTCTTCGGCGT comes from the Gemmatimonadaceae bacterium genome and includes:
- a CDS encoding DUF2232 domain-containing protein, encoding MTGPAAPAPVRGSWRRLTIGLGAFLLAPFVPAMRAILPIEQTPLLLVAVVAACAVIGWKNGGRLSLAIVWVAIAALLLSSTVGPPDSAYNWLARGWTLLLAASFGLVSVIVATEAFFARALSALAVAASLGFALVLVSPGGPVRVGNTMAAEYNRRNDQSIASLREVSTQPGWKEIVSGSPSLQRLTEESEAQLAAIPKWSALLLPALLALESLAALGLGWALYHRMSPVSLGPAMGRLRDFRFNDQLVWGVAVGASIFLLPAFADARNAGLNLLVFFGVLYVLRGIGILAWMSRTRALTFMLIALAIFAWPLIMALAFGIGLGDTWLDLRTRAKAKPL